One genomic segment of Clostridium estertheticum subsp. estertheticum includes these proteins:
- the rpiB gene encoding ribose 5-phosphate isomerase B, with protein MRIALGSDHGGLSLKKEIIKHLKSKNIEVTDFGTHTEDSCDYPDYALKVAREVVEGNFELGILVCGTGIGVSICANKVPGIRAALCADTFSAHATREHNNANILTLGERTTGIGLALDIVDTFINAKFLGERHQRRIDKITEIEKKYCK; from the coding sequence ATGAGGATAGCATTGGGTAGTGATCATGGTGGTTTAAGCTTAAAAAAAGAAATAATTAAACATTTGAAGAGTAAAAATATTGAGGTAACAGACTTTGGTACTCATACTGAAGATTCCTGTGATTACCCAGATTATGCACTAAAGGTTGCACGAGAAGTAGTAGAAGGAAACTTTGAATTAGGAATACTCGTATGTGGTACAGGGATTGGAGTAAGCATTTGTGCTAATAAAGTACCTGGAATACGTGCTGCACTGTGCGCTGATACTTTTAGTGCCCATGCAACACGGGAGCATAATAATGCTAACATACTTACACTTGGAGAACGAACTACTGGGATAGGATTAGCTTTAGATATAGTAGATACTTTTATTAATGCTAAATTCTTAGGCGAAAGGCATCAAAGAAGAATTGATAAAATTACTGAAATTGAAAAAAAATACTGTAAATAA
- the upp gene encoding uracil phosphoribosyltransferase — MSKVTQITHPLIQHKLAYIRDKNTGSKYFRELVEEVAMLMAYEVTRDIQLEEVEIETPICTTKCKVLSGKKMAIVPILRAGLGMVDGVLKLIPAAKVGHIGMYRNEETLQPVEYFCKLPQDISERDVIITDPMIATGGSAMDAISALKKRGAKNIRLMCLIAAPEGIKAISDAHPDVDIYAASIDEKLNEQGYIVPGLGDAGDRLFGTK; from the coding sequence ATGAGTAAAGTAACACAAATTACACACCCACTTATACAACATAAATTGGCATATATAAGGGACAAAAACACAGGTTCAAAGTATTTTAGAGAGCTAGTTGAAGAGGTTGCTATGCTTATGGCTTATGAAGTTACACGTGATATACAATTAGAAGAAGTAGAAATCGAAACTCCTATTTGCACTACTAAATGTAAAGTTCTATCTGGAAAGAAAATGGCTATAGTGCCTATACTTAGAGCAGGTCTTGGAATGGTTGATGGTGTTCTTAAACTTATACCAGCAGCTAAGGTTGGACATATAGGAATGTATAGAAATGAGGAAACGCTTCAACCAGTTGAATATTTCTGTAAATTGCCTCAAGACATTAGTGAAAGAGATGTAATTATTACGGATCCTATGATTGCTACAGGCGGATCTGCAATGGATGCAATTTCAGCTCTTAAGAAAAGAGGAGCAAAGAACATAAGACTTATGTGTCTTATAGCAGCACCTGAAGGAATTAAAGCTATTAGTGACGCACATCCAGATGTAGATATATATGCAGCTTCAATTGATGAAAAATTAAATGAACAAGGATATATTGTACCAGGTCTTGGAGATGCAGGAGACAGATTATTCGGAACTAAATAA
- a CDS encoding NADH peroxidase has protein sequence MKKFVCTVCGYIYEGESAPDVCPVCGAKSDKFIEKTEGDMEWADEHKVGVAKGVDAEVVEGLRANFVGECTEVGMYLAMSRQADREGFPEVAEAYKRIAFEEADHASKFAEMLGEVVTADTKKNLEMRVDAEHGACQGKKDLATLAKKLNYDAIHDTVHEMCKDEARHGRAFQGLLTRYFK, from the coding sequence ATGAAGAAATTTGTTTGTACAGTATGTGGATATATCTATGAAGGGGAATCTGCACCTGATGTCTGTCCTGTTTGTGGAGCTAAAAGTGATAAATTTATAGAGAAAACTGAAGGTGACATGGAATGGGCAGATGAGCATAAAGTTGGAGTTGCCAAAGGAGTAGACGCTGAAGTTGTTGAAGGATTAAGAGCTAACTTTGTTGGAGAATGTACTGAAGTTGGTATGTACTTAGCAATGAGTCGTCAAGCTGATAGAGAAGGTTTCCCAGAAGTCGCAGAAGCTTATAAAAGAATTGCCTTTGAGGAAGCTGATCATGCTTCAAAATTCGCAGAAATGCTTGGAGAAGTAGTAACAGCTGATACTAAGAAAAATCTTGAAATGAGAGTTGATGCAGAACATGGCGCTTGTCAAGGTAAAAAAGATTTAGCTACTTTAGCTAAAAAACTTAACTATGACGCTATACATGATACAGTACATGAAATGTGTAAAGATGAAGCTCGTCATGGTCGTGCATTCCAAGGATTACTTACTAGATATTTCAAATAA
- a CDS encoding Crp/Fnr family transcriptional regulator: MDNLVNNLKHCILFKGLTSLELQNLIISINYSISDNSKNSDDYHTSIVALEGDICDSLGIVIEGELEVQKHYASGKIVTLAKLNKGKIFGEAIAFSETNIYPATIISSICSTILYISKKDVISMCSSYPIVLNNFMQLLSSKILLLNRKIKELSFETLRQKISNYLLSQYEVQKNLDLVLPISRKNLAEHLGVQRPSLSRELVNMKNDGLIDFNKNLFQIKDLSGIEDILI, encoded by the coding sequence ATGGATAATTTAGTAAACAATTTAAAACACTGTATTTTATTTAAAGGTTTAACTTCTCTAGAGCTTCAAAATTTAATTATAAGTATAAACTATTCAATTTCCGATAACTCTAAAAATAGTGATGATTATCACACATCTATAGTAGCCCTGGAGGGAGATATCTGTGACTCACTAGGAATTGTGATCGAAGGTGAACTAGAGGTTCAAAAACATTACGCTAGTGGAAAGATTGTTACCCTAGCAAAATTAAATAAAGGAAAAATTTTTGGTGAAGCAATAGCTTTCTCAGAGACAAATATATATCCCGCTACTATAATCTCATCTATTTGTTCAACAATACTCTATATTTCAAAAAAAGATGTTATATCTATGTGTAGTTCCTACCCTATAGTATTGAATAATTTCATGCAATTATTATCTAGCAAAATTCTTCTATTAAATCGAAAAATCAAGGAACTATCGTTTGAAACTTTAAGACAAAAAATATCTAACTATTTATTATCTCAATATGAAGTTCAAAAAAATTTAGATTTAGTACTTCCAATATCAAGGAAAAATCTTGCTGAGCATCTTGGTGTACAACGACCATCTCTCTCAAGAGAACTTGTTAATATGAAAAATGATGGGTTAATAGATTTTAATAAAAATCTATTTCAAATAAAAGATTTAAGTGGAATTGAAGATATTCTAATTTGA